A stretch of the Sphingobacterium thalpophilum genome encodes the following:
- the tyrS gene encoding tyrosine--tRNA ligase has protein sequence MNTDLKENIEIILPEGGLEAKLQRSSKTGKPLVIKLGFDPTAPDLHLGHAVVLKKLRQFQVLGHQVVVLVGSFTARIGDPTGKNKARKPLNREEIAHNAATYIAQLSKIIDVSKTRVVFNEDWLDKLCFTKVIQLMSKVTVAQLMQRHDFHRRFNDNQPIAMHELVYPILQGFDSVHVKSDIEMGGTDQLFNCTMGRQLQESFDMDPQVVLCMPLLKGLDGKEKMSKSLHNTIGLLDKPDDMFGKTMSIPDSLIHEYLDLTTDFDQTQKAELKFRLESGDNPMKIKKIIAHNLVCQYHNPQQAAEAMEFFEQRFQQKSFNDKNFEERSLSAIRAAVGETPKLIDLCHWLKQDLSKSAIRRLICEGGVQIDSNKFTAPDMPVSLNDGFRIKLGKRSFFRFV, from the coding sequence ATGAACACAGATTTAAAAGAAAACATTGAAATCATTTTACCTGAAGGTGGTCTAGAAGCTAAGTTGCAACGGTCCAGCAAGACCGGCAAGCCCCTTGTCATTAAGCTTGGGTTTGATCCTACCGCGCCGGATCTACATTTAGGGCATGCGGTTGTCCTGAAGAAGTTAAGACAGTTTCAGGTACTCGGGCATCAGGTGGTCGTGCTTGTCGGTAGCTTTACAGCGCGTATCGGTGACCCCACAGGAAAAAACAAAGCCCGCAAACCCTTAAATCGCGAGGAAATTGCGCACAACGCTGCCACTTACATCGCTCAGTTGTCCAAAATTATCGATGTGTCGAAGACGCGTGTTGTTTTTAATGAAGATTGGCTGGATAAGCTGTGTTTTACTAAAGTAATCCAGCTGATGTCGAAAGTCACCGTAGCGCAGCTTATGCAGCGTCACGATTTTCACAGGCGTTTTAATGACAATCAACCCATTGCTATGCATGAATTAGTCTATCCGATCCTGCAGGGATTTGATTCGGTGCATGTCAAAAGCGATATCGAGATGGGAGGGACCGACCAGTTATTTAACTGTACAATGGGGCGACAGCTTCAGGAGTCTTTCGATATGGACCCGCAAGTGGTGCTATGTATGCCACTACTTAAAGGTCTGGACGGAAAAGAAAAAATGAGTAAGTCTCTGCATAACACCATCGGTTTACTGGACAAACCCGATGATATGTTTGGTAAGACAATGTCGATTCCGGATAGCTTAATCCACGAATATCTCGATCTGACGACAGACTTTGATCAGACACAGAAAGCGGAATTGAAGTTCAGGCTGGAATCGGGCGACAATCCCATGAAGATCAAAAAAATCATAGCTCATAATTTAGTGTGTCAATACCATAATCCGCAGCAAGCTGCTGAGGCCATGGAATTTTTCGAACAGCGCTTTCAGCAAAAATCATTTAACGACAAAAATTTTGAAGAGCGTTCCCTGTCGGCTATTCGGGCTGCGGTCGGTGAAACCCCCAAGTTAATAGATCTTTGCCATTGGCTGAAGCAGGACCTAAGCAAGTCAGCTATACGCCGCCTGATATGTGAGGGTGGCGTACAGATTGATTCAAATAAATTTACAGCGCCTGATATGCCTGTCTCGTTAAATGATGGCTTTAGAATTAAATTGGGTAAAAGAAGTTTTTTTAGGTTTGTTTAG
- a CDS encoding aromatic amino acid hydroxylase, with translation METYNNAVLAQLPKHLKRYVVPQQYERYTALDQALWRYVMRQNYAFLKDVAYYPYIPGLKKAGLSIEHIPDLQEMNDSLKRIGWGAVTVDGFIPPAAFMEFQAHRVLVIAADIRQLEHIEYTPAPDIIHESSGHAPIIGEPDYAAYLQYFGEIGTKALSSRKDLELYEAIRHLSILKEQAGTTEDELADAEARLKMVQDNMGEASEMALLSRLHWWTVEYGLIGSLEDPKIYGAGLLSSIGESASCMQKSIPKLPYDLAAVAYPYDITQPQPQLFVTPDFEHLVNVLDQFADTMAFRVGGKQSLEKAIDCGAVCTAEYSSGLQVSGVFQSANTDASISYIRTAGPTALAYAGKQLDGHGINYHIDGFGSPVGTLKESGKNLEDFSDGDLRVYGIVERQRCVLQFTSGIVVNGILLHVLRREEKIVMMSFEDCAVSRNGRKEIYFKSEWGTYDMAVGATIISVFAGAADKDAYECISEDAPSAATMPQVPKAYRGLIALYDAIRAFRIGTFDRGVWMTLFEQLPAEATDTWLALVELYEIAWAHQELDLANLAEDRLRYFISIKPDLTKLIEDGIRIAKDEALNNQ, from the coding sequence ATGGAAACATATAACAATGCTGTGCTGGCGCAGTTGCCAAAACACTTAAAACGCTATGTCGTGCCTCAACAATACGAACGATATACTGCGCTAGATCAGGCCTTATGGCGCTATGTGATGCGGCAGAACTACGCTTTCTTGAAAGATGTGGCCTATTATCCTTATATACCTGGGTTAAAGAAAGCGGGGCTGTCAATAGAGCATATTCCGGATCTTCAAGAGATGAATGATAGTCTCAAACGGATTGGATGGGGGGCGGTAACGGTAGACGGTTTTATACCACCTGCTGCTTTCATGGAGTTTCAGGCACATCGGGTATTGGTTATTGCAGCGGACATACGACAGCTGGAACATATTGAATATACTCCGGCTCCCGATATCATTCATGAATCTTCTGGACACGCACCTATCATCGGAGAACCTGATTATGCGGCCTACTTACAGTATTTTGGCGAAATCGGGACAAAAGCGCTTTCTTCCCGTAAGGATCTCGAACTGTATGAGGCCATTCGTCATCTATCGATCTTAAAGGAGCAGGCTGGTACAACGGAAGATGAATTGGCAGACGCCGAGGCGCGGCTTAAAATGGTTCAGGATAATATGGGAGAGGCCTCAGAAATGGCCTTGCTAAGCAGGTTACATTGGTGGACTGTTGAGTATGGCCTGATCGGTAGCCTTGAAGATCCAAAAATTTATGGTGCAGGATTGCTGTCTTCCATTGGCGAGAGCGCAAGTTGTATGCAAAAATCCATCCCGAAATTACCTTACGATCTAGCTGCGGTCGCTTACCCTTATGATATTACTCAGCCGCAGCCACAACTGTTTGTTACACCAGATTTCGAGCATTTGGTTAACGTATTGGACCAGTTCGCGGATACGATGGCCTTTCGGGTCGGCGGTAAACAGAGTTTGGAGAAAGCGATCGACTGTGGGGCCGTATGTACAGCAGAATATAGCTCGGGCCTACAGGTGTCAGGGGTTTTTCAGTCTGCCAATACAGACGCGTCGATTTCCTATATACGGACAGCAGGTCCTACGGCGCTGGCATACGCAGGCAAGCAACTGGACGGCCATGGCATCAATTATCATATAGATGGATTTGGTTCACCGGTCGGAACGCTGAAAGAAAGCGGTAAGAATCTGGAGGATTTCTCGGATGGGGATCTGCGCGTTTACGGTATTGTTGAGCGACAGCGATGTGTGTTGCAGTTTACTTCGGGGATTGTTGTAAACGGGATACTGTTGCATGTTTTGCGCCGGGAAGAAAAAATTGTAATGATGTCATTCGAAGACTGTGCCGTGTCCCGAAATGGACGAAAAGAAATCTATTTCAAATCCGAATGGGGGACTTACGATATGGCAGTGGGGGCGACAATCATTTCCGTTTTCGCTGGAGCAGCTGATAAGGACGCATATGAGTGTATTTCAGAGGATGCACCTTCTGCTGCAACCATGCCTCAAGTTCCGAAAGCCTACCGTGGATTGATTGCTTTGTATGATGCTATTAGGGCATTTCGCATCGGTACTTTTGACCGGGGAGTCTGGATGACACTTTTCGAACAGCTCCCAGCGGAAGCTACCGATACCTGGCTGGCTTTGGTGGAACTGTATGAAATTGCATGGGCACATCAGGAACTAGATCTTGCAAATCTTGCTGAAGACAGACTACGTTATTTCATTTCGATAAAGCCCGATCTGACAAAGCTGATAGAAGACGGGATACGCATAGCGAAAGACGAAGCGTTAAATAATCAGTAG
- a CDS encoding flavin reductase family protein, which produces MNSSLFETVTFEASADQAIVDNLIKYAVAPRPICFASTIDSLGHVNLSPFSYFNLMSHQPPICVFSPLRRMRDGSTKHTLDNLKEVNEVVINIVNYAMVQQQSLASTEYAKEVDEFDKSGLTPIPSLYIRPPRVAESPVQLECNVREIIALSDKPGAGNLVIAEVLYMHVHKTLLQHDNTIKQEQLDLVARLGGDWYSRVSSENLFIVPKPLRSLGIGVDQLPESIRLSTVLTGNHLGMLANVESLPRLDHIQLEDKYLRYLQLNFQQDAVRMKQKVHEYAAQLLDKGQLEKAWQVLLSI; this is translated from the coding sequence ATGAACTCCTCACTTTTTGAAACTGTCACATTTGAAGCTTCCGCAGACCAGGCTATTGTCGATAATTTAATCAAATACGCCGTTGCCCCCCGGCCAATCTGCTTTGCAAGTACTATAGACAGCTTGGGGCATGTTAATCTGAGCCCTTTCAGCTACTTTAACCTCATGTCTCATCAGCCTCCTATATGTGTGTTCTCTCCTTTGCGTCGCATGCGGGACGGAAGCACCAAACATACATTGGACAATCTCAAAGAAGTCAACGAAGTCGTCATCAATATCGTAAATTATGCTATGGTACAGCAACAATCGTTGGCAAGCACAGAGTACGCCAAGGAAGTCGACGAGTTTGACAAATCAGGATTGACGCCCATCCCTTCCCTCTACATACGTCCACCGCGGGTCGCAGAGTCCCCAGTTCAGCTGGAATGCAACGTCAGAGAAATTATTGCCTTAAGCGATAAGCCGGGAGCAGGAAATCTTGTGATCGCAGAAGTATTATATATGCACGTGCACAAAACTTTATTGCAGCATGACAACACGATCAAACAAGAACAGTTGGATTTGGTCGCCCGTCTCGGTGGAGACTGGTACTCCCGGGTGAGCAGCGAAAATCTCTTTATTGTTCCCAAACCGCTCCGTAGCCTCGGTATAGGTGTAGATCAATTACCTGAAAGCATCCGGTTGTCAACGGTGCTCACAGGCAATCATTTGGGTATGCTGGCGAATGTAGAATCTCTACCCAGATTAGATCACATACAGCTAGAAGATAAATATCTTCGGTATCTCCAGCTCAACTTTCAGCAAGATGCTGTGCGCATGAAACAAAAAGTACACGAATACGCTGCTCAACTATTGGATAAAGGTCAACTGGAAAAAGCATGGCAGGTATTGTTGAGCATTTAA
- a CDS encoding fumarylacetoacetate hydrolase family protein, whose product MKIVTCTKNGQHELAILIDDRIYLCRDIDPGLPGDMAGFLTGGDETMNRLRDYHNALADGSMTSIYHPLQDIQLAAPVPRPSSLRDAYAFRQHVATSRRNRGLDMISEFDNFPVFYFSNHQAIQGPGPIRCMPLHLEQLDFELEVAIVINKTGINIPASQADDYIAGYMIMNDFSARKLQMEEMKLSLGPAKGKDFATAIGPWLVTKDELAPYKIKPSENHIGGKYDLDMSCWVNGQRVSSGNLSTMHWTFAEIIERVSYGVQLVPGDIIGSGTVGTGCFLELNGTARIENATHRDQWLQPGDQVELQVTGLGTLYNSIELYHA is encoded by the coding sequence ATGAAAATCGTTACCTGCACAAAAAACGGTCAACACGAACTGGCCATCTTGATCGATGATCGGATATATCTCTGCCGGGACATAGATCCCGGGCTCCCAGGCGATATGGCCGGTTTTCTGACCGGGGGTGATGAAACGATGAACCGCTTACGAGACTATCATAATGCTCTGGCTGACGGCAGTATGACCAGCATATATCATCCCTTGCAGGATATCCAGCTTGCCGCCCCCGTCCCCAGACCCTCCTCCCTACGCGATGCTTACGCTTTCCGACAACATGTGGCCACCTCCAGACGAAACCGTGGACTGGACATGATCTCCGAATTTGATAATTTTCCTGTTTTCTACTTTTCCAACCATCAGGCTATACAAGGCCCCGGCCCAATACGATGCATGCCATTACATCTTGAACAGCTTGATTTTGAACTCGAGGTAGCCATCGTCATCAATAAAACTGGCATCAATATTCCGGCTTCACAGGCCGATGATTACATCGCCGGTTACATGATCATGAACGATTTCAGTGCTCGAAAACTGCAAATGGAGGAGATGAAACTAAGTTTAGGTCCGGCCAAAGGAAAGGATTTTGCTACAGCGATAGGCCCATGGCTAGTGACCAAGGACGAATTGGCCCCTTATAAAATCAAACCTTCCGAAAATCATATTGGTGGCAAATATGATCTTGATATGTCTTGTTGGGTCAATGGTCAAAGGGTATCCTCTGGTAATCTTTCGACAATGCATTGGACATTTGCCGAAATCATTGAACGAGTTTCCTATGGTGTACAACTTGTGCCGGGGGATATCATCGGTTCAGGAACCGTGGGCACAGGCTGCTTTCTCGAACTCAACGGCACGGCACGGATAGAAAACGCTACTCACCGCGACCAATGGCTTCAGCCAGGAGACCAAGTCGAACTGCAAGTAACAGGTTTGGGTACACTTTACAATTCCATCGAATTATACCACGCATAA
- a CDS encoding homogentisate 1,2-dioxygenase produces the protein MPFYVRQGQIPTQRHTVFRKPDNTLYAEELVSTHGFSSLYSLVYHCHPPTLVKQIHAPYDVTPKIAREKHLRHTSLKGFEVEAKDDYLESRIAVLVNQDLHISLAAPRCSMQDYFYKNSQADEVIFIHQGTGRLKTGYGAIPFKYGDYLVIPRGTIYQMEFDQEDNRLFLVESFSPVRTPKRYRNEFGQLMEHAPFSERNIRTPQDLETFDQLGDYEVRIKKQGLIYPYIYGSHPFDFIGWDGYHFPWAFSIHDFMPITGKLHQPPPVHQTFETDTFVLCSFCPRLYDYHPHAIPAPYNHSNVDSDEVLYYVDGDFMSRKSVEKGQITLHPGGIPHGPHPGTVEKSIGQTKTEELAVMIDPFRPLMLTVEALKIEDPDYFRSWMS, from the coding sequence ATGCCATTTTATGTTAGACAGGGGCAGATTCCAACACAGCGACATACTGTTTTCAGAAAGCCCGACAATACGCTTTATGCGGAGGAGCTTGTTTCCACCCATGGCTTTTCAAGTCTTTACTCCCTAGTATATCACTGCCACCCGCCTACGCTGGTGAAACAGATTCATGCCCCTTACGATGTCACTCCGAAAATTGCCAGAGAGAAGCATCTCAGGCATACTAGTTTAAAAGGGTTCGAAGTGGAGGCTAAAGATGATTATCTCGAAAGCCGAATAGCTGTTTTGGTCAACCAAGACCTGCATATTTCGCTGGCTGCTCCACGCTGCTCCATGCAGGATTACTTTTATAAGAACAGCCAGGCTGATGAAGTTATATTTATACATCAGGGAACAGGCAGGTTGAAGACAGGTTATGGGGCTATTCCGTTCAAGTATGGCGATTATTTGGTGATCCCTAGGGGTACCATCTATCAGATGGAATTTGATCAGGAGGATAATCGTTTATTTCTTGTTGAATCATTTTCTCCGGTTCGTACTCCCAAACGGTACCGGAATGAGTTTGGCCAGTTAATGGAGCATGCGCCTTTTTCTGAACGGAACATCCGAACGCCACAGGATCTGGAAACTTTTGACCAATTAGGTGATTATGAGGTGAGGATAAAAAAGCAGGGCTTAATTTATCCTTATATCTACGGGAGCCATCCTTTTGATTTCATCGGATGGGATGGATATCATTTTCCATGGGCATTTTCTATTCATGATTTTATGCCCATTACGGGTAAGCTACATCAGCCACCACCTGTCCATCAGACCTTTGAGACAGATACTTTTGTGCTGTGTAGTTTTTGTCCACGTCTGTATGACTACCATCCGCATGCTATTCCAGCACCCTATAACCACAGTAATGTGGACTCGGACGAGGTATTGTATTATGTCGACGGCGACTTTATGAGCCGCAAATCGGTAGAGAAAGGACAGATCACTTTGCACCCCGGTGGCATCCCGCATGGGCCGCATCCCGGTACAGTAGAGAAGAGCATTGGACAGACCAAAACCGAGGAGCTTGCTGTGATGATCGATCCTTTTCGTCCCTTGATGCTGACTGTAGAAGCGCTCAAGATCGAAGATCCGGATTATTTTAGATCCTGGATGAGTTAG
- the hppD gene encoding 4-hydroxyphenylpyruvate dioxygenase, giving the protein MANTFAEKIAQAQDFLPINGTDYIEFYVGNAKQAAHYYKTAFGFQSEAYAGPETGVRDRASYVLRQNKIRLVLTTALKSDHPIAAHVKKHGDGVKILALWVDDARKSFEETTKRGAKVYQEPQLLQDEHGEVWTAGIYTYGETVHLFVERRNYTGAFMPGYEKWESNYNPAETGLLYVDHCVGNVGWNRMNEAVQWYQDVMGFVNILSFDDKQINTEYSALMSKVMSNGNGYVKFPINEPAEGKKKSQIEEYLEFYEGEGVQHAALATKDIVRTVKELKARGVEFLAAPPEAYYDMLPDRVGDIDEEIRVIQELGILVDRDEEGYLLQIFTKPVEDRPTLFYEIIQRKGAQSFGAGNFKALFEAIEREQERRGNL; this is encoded by the coding sequence ATGGCGAATACATTTGCGGAAAAGATTGCCCAAGCGCAGGACTTTCTACCTATCAACGGAACGGATTATATTGAATTTTATGTCGGTAATGCCAAGCAGGCCGCACATTATTACAAGACAGCCTTTGGATTTCAGTCGGAGGCCTATGCTGGACCCGAGACTGGCGTCAGGGATCGTGCATCCTATGTTTTAAGACAAAATAAGATACGTTTGGTTCTTACCACTGCGTTAAAATCAGATCATCCCATCGCAGCACATGTAAAGAAGCATGGCGACGGGGTGAAAATTTTGGCATTGTGGGTGGATGATGCCCGGAAATCATTTGAAGAGACTACCAAAAGGGGCGCGAAAGTCTATCAGGAACCCCAGTTACTTCAGGACGAACACGGTGAGGTCTGGACCGCCGGAATTTACACCTATGGTGAAACTGTGCACTTATTTGTGGAGCGGAGGAATTATACAGGTGCCTTTATGCCGGGATATGAAAAATGGGAAAGCAATTACAATCCGGCAGAAACGGGCTTGCTTTATGTGGATCATTGTGTAGGTAACGTGGGTTGGAACAGGATGAACGAGGCTGTCCAGTGGTATCAGGACGTCATGGGATTTGTAAATATACTTTCCTTCGACGATAAGCAGATCAATACGGAGTACTCGGCTTTAATGAGCAAAGTCATGAGCAATGGAAATGGCTATGTCAAATTTCCGATCAATGAACCCGCTGAAGGAAAAAAGAAGTCCCAGATAGAAGAATATCTCGAATTTTATGAAGGTGAGGGGGTACAACATGCCGCTTTGGCAACGAAAGACATTGTACGCACTGTAAAGGAACTTAAAGCCCGTGGTGTTGAATTTCTTGCCGCTCCGCCAGAAGCCTATTATGATATGCTGCCGGATAGGGTGGGTGACATAGATGAGGAAATCCGCGTGATCCAGGAGCTGGGTATTTTGGTCGATAGAGACGAAGAGGGCTATCTATTACAGATATTTACTAAGCCAGTGGAAGACCGACCCACTTTATTCTACGAAATTATTCAGCGAAAAGGTGCACAAAGTTTTGGGGCCGGCAATTTTAAGGCATTGTTCGAAGCCATAGAACGGGAGCAGGAACGGAGGGGGAACCTATAA
- a CDS encoding Glu/Leu/Phe/Val dehydrogenase dimerization domain-containing protein, whose protein sequence is MRELLGAFEHKSPEIVFEWKDSETEARGWVVINSLRGGAAGGGTRMRAGLDRHEVESLAKTMEVKFTVSGPAIGGAKSGIDFDPLDPRKNEVLDRWFKVVTPLLKNYYGTGGDLNIDEIHDVIPLTEEYGLWHPQEGILNGHFKVNESNRIHQIGQLRYGVSKVLEDNSYSPDLRRKYKVADMITGYGVSESIRHYYALFGNSCHGKRAVIQGWGNVAAAAAFYLCKLGVRIVGILDRAGGVINADGFSEAVINQLFLDRRGNQLYTDNLIPFEQIQSEIWTLQAEIFVPAAASRLVSKDQIQQLMENGLELIACGANVPFADQEIFYGPVMEFADQHVAVIPDFIANCGMARVFAYLMQRNIEMSDDAIFSDVSRTIFEALKKIRDASAERIGLSSRAYEIALKQLL, encoded by the coding sequence ATGAGAGAATTGTTAGGTGCATTTGAGCACAAGAGTCCGGAAATCGTATTTGAGTGGAAAGACAGTGAAACAGAAGCCCGAGGATGGGTTGTTATCAATTCATTGCGTGGTGGTGCGGCCGGTGGTGGTACGCGGATGCGCGCAGGCTTGGACCGGCATGAAGTGGAGTCTTTGGCCAAAACTATGGAAGTAAAGTTTACGGTTTCGGGTCCCGCTATAGGCGGTGCCAAGTCGGGAATAGACTTTGATCCACTGGATCCGCGTAAGAATGAGGTTTTAGATCGCTGGTTTAAAGTAGTCACCCCTTTGTTGAAGAACTACTATGGTACTGGCGGAGATCTGAATATAGATGAGATCCATGACGTAATACCGCTAACTGAGGAGTACGGTTTGTGGCATCCGCAAGAAGGCATATTAAACGGCCATTTCAAAGTCAATGAGAGCAATCGCATCCACCAAATCGGTCAGTTGCGGTACGGGGTTTCGAAGGTACTGGAGGACAATTCTTATAGTCCGGACCTCAGACGCAAATATAAAGTTGCAGATATGATTACCGGTTATGGTGTCTCTGAATCCATTCGTCATTATTACGCGCTTTTTGGAAATAGCTGTCATGGTAAGCGGGCGGTTATCCAAGGTTGGGGGAATGTTGCTGCAGCGGCGGCCTTCTATCTTTGTAAACTTGGGGTCAGGATCGTCGGTATCCTTGACCGTGCCGGTGGAGTGATCAATGCGGACGGCTTTAGTGAAGCTGTTATTAACCAGTTATTTTTGGATAGACGGGGAAACCAATTGTATACGGATAACCTGATTCCTTTTGAGCAAATACAAAGTGAGATCTGGACATTGCAGGCCGAAATCTTTGTGCCGGCAGCAGCGTCGCGCCTGGTGTCAAAAGATCAGATACAGCAACTGATGGAAAATGGACTCGAGCTGATCGCGTGTGGCGCAAATGTTCCTTTTGCTGATCAGGAAATATTTTACGGCCCAGTTATGGAGTTTGCCGACCAGCATGTCGCAGTAATACCTGATTTTATAGCCAATTGTGGTATGGCACGAGTGTTTGCCTATTTAATGCAAAGGAATATTGAAATGAGTGACGACGCTATCTTTTCAGACGTTTCAAGGACTATTTTTGAAGCGTTGAAGAAAATAAGAGACGCTTCGGCAGAACGCATAGGGTTATCATCCAGAGCTTATGAAATAGCGCTGAAGCAACTCCTTTAA